The Scomber scombrus chromosome 5, fScoSco1.1, whole genome shotgun sequence genome window below encodes:
- the lbhl gene encoding uncharacterized protein lbhl: MDLTAVGDINHSSPTFIQIFPDPVEIVLGPETSLNILDHDHEKERLPSIVVEPTDLSEVESGELRWPPDNMDVEEDEEDLFLEQCIPPANIADWGDEEEEEEEETSVILNQQPGLTLIGKLDVLSYCLPCMTNCGLKKIFSDHVLSVW, from the exons ATGGACCTTACTGCTGTGGGAGACA TCAACCACTCTTCCCCGACGTTCATCCAGATCTTCCCCGACCCTGTTGAGATTGTCCTGGGCCCAGAGACCTCATTGAACATCTTGGACCACGACCATGAGAAGGAGCGTCTACCCTCCATCGTTGTGGAACCCACAGATTTGAGCGAGGTGGAGAGCGGAGAGCTGCGCTGGCCTCCAGACAACATGGACgtggaggaagatgaggaggaccTGTTCTTGGAGCAGTGCATACCCCCAGCCAACATTGCAGACTggggagatgaggaggaggaggaggaagaagagacgTCAGTTATCCTCAACCAGCAGCCGGGATTGACGCTCATTGGTAAGTTGGACGTGTTGTCATACTGTCTGCCATGCATGACCaactgtggtttaaaaaaaatcttttcagaTCATGTGCTTTCAGTTTGGTAG